One window from the genome of Oncorhynchus kisutch isolate 150728-3 linkage group LG21, Okis_V2, whole genome shotgun sequence encodes:
- the LOC109866536 gene encoding probable G-protein coupled receptor 63: MVYSTVVPPVEAGETNKASICCLVTAGLLNLSDHLLHGQPDTEDMSMENSSYGSSFSPLDLDTVTRTAEAQGSVQGVSLPLQVFFCMAMVSILLVAFLGNVVVVLMVYQRAAMRSAINILLASLAFADMMLAVLNMPFALVTVVTTRWIFGDVFCRVSAMFFWLFVIEGMVILLIISIDRFLIIVQKQDKLSPHRAKVLIVIAWTVSLCFSFPLAIGHPSLQIPSRAPQCVFGYTSEPRYHAYALLLMLAFFFIPFMVMLYTFMGILNTIRHNAVRIHSHPDSICLSQASKLGLMSLQRPFQMNIDMSFKTRAFTTILILFSVFTVCWAPFTAYSLVSTFSSPFYHKANFFEVSTWFLLLCYLKSALNPLIYYWRIKKFRDACLDLMPKYFKFLPQLPGHTKRRIRPSAVYVCGEHRSVV; encoded by the coding sequence ATGGTTTACTCCACTGTCGTTCCCCCTGTGGAGGCAGGGGAGACCAATAAAGCCAGCATCTGCTGCCTCGTCACGGCAGGGCTGCTGAACCTCTCTGACCACCTCCTCCACGGCCAGCCTGACACGGAAGACATGTCTATGGAAAACAGCTCATATGGCTCCTCCTTTTCACCTCTGGACCTGGACACAGTCACGCGAACAGCCGAGGCCCAGGGGAGTGTTCAGGGCGTCAGCCTGCCCCTCCAGGTGTTCTTCTGCATGGCCATGGTCTCCATcctgttggtggccttcctaggGAACGTGGTGGTGGTCCTGATGGTCTACCAGCGCGCCGCCATGCGATCCGCCATCAACATCCTGTTGGCCAGCCTGGCCTTCGCAGACATGATGCTGGCCGTCCTGAACATGCCCTTTGCCCTGGTTACTGTGGTGACCACACGCTGGATCTTCGGGGATGTCTTCTGCCGAGTGTCGGCCATGTTCTTCTGGCTCTTTGTCATAGAGGGCATGGTCATCCTGCTTATAATAAGCATAGATCGGTTCCTGATCATAGTCCAGAAACAGGACAAATTGAGTCCCCACAGAGCCAAAGTGCTCATAGTCATCGCTTGGACTGTCTCCTTATGTTTCTCTTTCCCACTAGCCATAGGCCACCCATCACTCCAGATCCCCTCTAGAGCTCCACAGTGTGTGTTCGGCTACACCAGCGAGCCGCGTTACCACGCCTACGCGTTGCTCCTCATGCTGGCCTTCTTTTTCATCCCCTTCATGGTCATGCTGTACACCTTCATGGGGATCCTGAACACCATACGGCACAACGCCGTGCGCATCCACAGCCACCCGGACAGCATCTGTCTGAGTCAGGCCAGCAAGCTGGGCCTCATGAGCCTGCAGAGGCCCTTTCAGATGAACATAGACATGAGCTTCAAGACGCGTGCCTTCACTACCATCCTCATTCTCTTCTCGGTGTTCACCGTATGCTGGGCGCCCTTCACCGCCTACAGCCTGGTTTCCACCTTCAGCAGCCCCTTCTACCACAAGGCCAATTTCTTCGAAGTCAGCACCTGGTTCCTTTTGTTGTGCTATCTCAAGTCGGCCCTCAACCCTCTCATTTACTACTGGCGGATCAAGAAGTTCCGCGACGCCTGCCTTGACCTGATGCCCAAGTATTTCAAGTTTCTTCCTCAGCTGCCCGGCCACACAAAGCGACGTATCCGACCCAgcgctgtgtatgtgtgtggggagCATCGCTCTGTGGTCTAA
- the ndufaf4 gene encoding NADH dehydrogenase [ubiquinone] 1 alpha subcomplex assembly factor 4: MGARVARLFRDFNLENRVHREIGKAKPEVAPRHLTHIDSVQSTEVTEINDAIHKRNDPLLGLLKSVYVESKDPTEAPKEVTEENVEERRPLKFNLPGDPYGIVELTDVPKGKLSIAEALKALNNHKNAPQTWTLDKVAQEYSLDLKDTKALLEHFIPFEVKIIPPKTKDDSKQIKDT; this comes from the exons ATGGGGGCACGCGTTGCACGGTTGTTTAGGGATTTTAATTTAGAAAACCGAGTACATCGTGAGATTGGGAAGGCAAAACCCGAAGTGGCACCCCGACATCTGACCCATATTGATTCTGTTCAGAGTACAGAGG TTACTGAGATCAATGATGCCATCCACAAGAGAAACGACCCCCTCCTGGGGTTGCTGAAGTCGGTGTATGTGGAATCAAAGGATCCTACCGAG GCTCCAAAGGAGGTGACTGAGGAGAACGTGGAGGAGCGCAGGCCACTGAAGTTCAACCTACCGGGGGACCCCTATGGGATCGTGGAGCTCACTGATGTCCCCAAAGGCAAACTGTCTATTGCTGAGGCCCTAAAAGCTCTTAACAATCACAAGAATGCTCCCCAAACGTGGACATTGGACAAGGTTGCCCAGGAGTACTCTCTTGACTTGAAAGACACTAAAGCACTTCTAGAGCATTTCATCCCCTTCGAGGTTAAGATCATACCTCCCAAGACAAAGGACGATTCAAAGCAGATCAAAGATACCTAG
- the LOC109866510 gene encoding E3 UFM1-protein ligase 1, whose product MAAAWEEIRRLAADFQRAQFADTVQRLSERNCIEIVAKLVAEKKLDVVHTLDGKEYITPSQISREIRDELYIHGGRVNIVDLQKIINVDWVHVEARANDIARSDKSVQLVLGQLIDENYLNRVSEEVNDKLQEAGLVNIPELCKNYDLPGDFLTEELSKRLGKVIQGQMDEYNRGVLFTPAFVSRHRARIRGLFSAVTRPTPVSNVIGVYGFQEHLLYSVLEELVNTGRLKGTVVGGRQDKAVYIPDIYSKTQNTWVDSFLKQNGYLEFDALIRLGIPDPVSYIRKRFKSSKLLFLRAACVGQALVEQVEASVEEAVNSATWTDVQPILPSCLSMEDVGIIINEAMRKTNVQSTARILGDTVVVSEKFISNCLSLFDEAMQNKALKEVKNNPVFLITEDDLKQGYMMTENTAPSKKEKREAERRKKTTEGSGCKGGGGGCNAREVRIRKTKKKGRRDDDSDEEAAVTPQNRNKPTEVPFMSLEEIAAVLEGQVCDCPEEILSELAEHLVRPLTKTYQEVVRTVFMSSTVSTTGVTKKRSVKDFQEELSNLYNNIRLFEKGTKLFSDETQVLIAKHVLKTVCTDVTNILVNFMAAELMMSAENPSSITNEVRVKILGKLPEETKGPLMKVHNSLNGKTIEDFLTNIETAVEVCGFMLKKGDKKRERQALFLHRQALIEQLKDTEDPALILHLTSVLLFQASTHCMLHAPGRCVPQIIGTLVGRISEEQHRLLTGYQALVVKQLVSQSQGKKQEQGEGENPEAGDEAEAIRKELVSLTSEVKDLVLSQKKMSGTEE is encoded by the exons ATGGCAGCTGCCTGGGAAGAAATCAGACGTCTGGCAGCGGATTTTCAGAGAGCACAGTTTGCTGACACAGTGCAGAG GTTGTCAGAGAGAAACTGCATTGAAATCGTTGCCAAGCTGGTTGCAGAGAAGAAGTTGGATGTGGTACACACACTTGATGGCAAGGAGTACATCACCCCATCCCAGATCAGTAGGGAGATACGGGATGAGCTCTACATCCATGGAG GTCGGGTCAACATTGTGGACCTACAAAAG ATTATCAATGTTGATTGGGTTCATGTTGAGGCCAGAGCAAATGACATTGCAAGATCTGATAAAAGTGTTCAACTGGTGCTGGGGCAGCTTATCGACGA AAACTACCTGAATCGTGTGTCTGAGGAGGTGAACGATAAACTACAAGAAGCTGGCTTGGTGAACATCCCAGAACTATGTAAAAACTATGATCTTCCGGGGGATTTTCTGACTGAG GAGCTGTCGAAGCGCCTTGGGAAAGTCATCCAAGGCCAGATGGATGAGTACAACAGGGGAGTCTTATTCACCCCTGCGTTCGTGTCTCGCCACAGAGCTCGCATCCGTGGGCTTTTTAGTGCAGTGACTCG GCCAACACCAGTCAGTAACGTGATTGGCGTCTATGGTTTTCAGGAACATCTTCTCTACT CTGTTTTGGAGGAGCTGGTGAATACTGGCCGTCTGAAAGGCACTGTGGTGGGGGGCCGGCAGGACAAGGCTGTGTACATCCCTGACATCTACTCCAAAACACAGAACACCTGGGTGGACTCCTTCCTCAAGCAGAACGGATACTTAG AGTTTGATGCCTTGATCAGACTTGGCATCCCTGACCCAGTGAGCTATATCAGGAAACGTTTCAAGTCCAGCAAGCTGCTGTTCCTCAGGGCGGCCTGTGTTGGCCAGGCCCTAGTAGAACAGGTGGAGGCCTCTGTGGAGGAGGCTGTCAACTCTGCCACATGGACAGATGTGCAG CCCATTCTGCCCAGCTGTCTGTCCATGGAGGATGTTGGCATTATAATCAACGAGGCCATGAGAAAGACCAACGTGCAGTCAACTGCCAGGATCCTGGGCGACACTGTGGTGGTCAGCGAGAAGTTCATCagcaactgtctctctctctttgatgaGGCCATGCAGAATAAAGCCCTGAAG GAAGTCAAGAACAACCCTGTTTTCCTGATAACGGAAGATGATCTCAAGCAAGGCTATATGATGACAGAAAACACAGCACCTTCCAAGAAGGAAAAAAGGGAGGCGGAGAGGAGGAAAAAGACTACAG AGGGCAGTGGCTGtaaaggaggtggtggaggatgcAATGCCAGAGAGGTCAGGATACGCAAAACCAAGAAGAAGGGCAGGAGGGACGACGACAGTGACGAGGAGGCGGCAGTCACCCCACAAA ATCGTAACAAACCGACTGAAGTCCCCTTCATGTCCCTGGAGGAAATCGCAGCTGTCCTAGAAGGGCAAGTGTGCGACTGCCCTGAAGAAATCCTCTCCGAGTTGGCAGAACATTTAGTAAG GCCTTTGACAAAGACCTACCAGGAGGTGGTTCGGACTGTGTTCATGTCCTCCACTGTCTCCACGACTGGGGTGACCAAGAAGAGAAGTGTGAAAGACTTCCAGGAGGAGCTCTCCAACCTGTACAACAACATCAGACTTTTTGAGAAAGGGACTAAGCTCTTCTCTG ATGAGACTCAGGTCCTCATTGCCAAGCACGTCCTGAAGACTGTGTGCACAGACGTCACCAACATCCTGGTGAATTTCATGGCGGCTGAATTGATGATGTCAGCAGAGAATCCCAGCTCTATCACCAACGAA GTGAGAGTGAAGATATTAGGGAAATTACCAGAGGAAACCAAAGGACCTCTTATGAAGGTGCACAACAGTCTCAATGGAAAG ACGATTGAAGATTTTCTAACCAACATAGAAACTGCGGTTGAGGTGTGTGGATTCATGCTGAAGAAGGGAGATAAGAAAAGAGAAAG ACAGGCCCTGTTCCTGCACCGGCAGGCTCTGATAGAGCAGCTGAAGGACACTGAGGACCCAGCCCTGATTCTCCACCTGACCAGCGTGCTGCTCTTCCAGGCCAGCACCCACTGCATGCTGCACGCCCCCGGACGCTGTGTCCCCCAGATCATAGGCACTCTGGTGGGCCGCATCTCTGAG gAGCAGCACAGGCTGCTGACAGGCTACCAGGCCCTGGTGGTTAAGCAGTTAGTGAGCCAGAGCCAGGGAAAGAAGCAGGagcagggggaaggagagaaccCAGAGGCGGGGGATGAGGCAGAGGCCATCCGGAAAGAGCTGGTTTCCCTGACCAGCGAGGTAAAGGATCTGGTCCTCTCTCAGAAGAAGATGTCTGGGACTGAAGAGTGA